A segment of the Salvelinus sp. IW2-2015 linkage group LG6.2, ASM291031v2, whole genome shotgun sequence genome:
tcaattccatttttaaagtggctgggttgagtcagtatgttggcagcgccgctaaatgttagtggtggctgtttaacagtctgatggccttgaaatagaagctgtttttcagtctctcggtccctgctttgatgcacctgtactgacctcgccttctggatgatagcggggtgaacaggcagtggcttgggtggttgttgtccttgtgatctttatggccttcctgtgacatcgggtggtgtaggtgtcctggagggcaggtagtttgcccctggtgatgcgttctgcagacctcactaccctctggagagccttacggttgtgggcgggcagttgccgtaccaggcggtgatacagcccgacaggatgctctcgattgtgcatctgtagaagtttgtgagtgcttttggtgacaagccgaatttcttcagcctcctgaggttgaagaggcgctgctgcgccttcttcacaacgctgtctgtgtgggtggaccaattcagtttgtccgtgatgtgtacaccgaggaacttaaaactttccaccttctccactactgacccgtcgatgtggataggggggtgctccctctgctgtttctgaagtccacaatcatctcctttgttttgttgacgttgagtgtgaggttattttcctgacaccacactccgagggccctcacctcctcctgtaggccgtctcgtcgttgttggtaacagcctaccactgtagtgtcatccgcaaacttgatgattgagttggaggcgtgcatggccacgcagtcgtgggtgaacagggagtacaggagagggctcagacgcccccttgtggggccccagtgttgaggatcagcggggtggagatgttgttacctaccctcaccacctgggggcggcccgtcaggaacgtccaggacccagttgaccgggcggggtcgagacccaggctatatacgggggctaccggtaccgagtcaatgtgcaggggtacgggttagtcgaggtaattgaggtcatatgtacatgtaggtaggagtaaagtgactatgcatagataataaacagcgagtagcagcagcgtaaactgtttagcagtcttatggcttggaggttgaagctgttaagaagccttttggacctagatttggcgctccggtgccgcttgccgtgtggtagcagagagaacagtctacgacttgggtggctggagtttttgataatttttagggctttcctctgacaccacctggtttagaggtcctggatggcaggaagcttggccccagtgatgtactgggccgtacgcactaccccctgtagcacCTTGTGGTTGGATACCGAGCtgctgccataccaggcggtgatgcaaccagtcaggatcctctcgatggtgcagctgtaaaacctttggaggatctggggacccatgccaaatcttttcagtctcctgaggaagaataggcattgtcgtgccctcttcacgactgtcttggtgtgtttggactatgatagtttgttTTTGAtggggacaccaaggaacttgaagctctcgacctgctccactacagccccgtcgatatgatttggggcgtgctcagccctccttttcctgtaatctacgatcagctcatttgtcttgatcaagttgagggacagctcctctctataggctgtctcatcattgtcggtgatcaggcctaccactgttgtgttgtctgcaaacttaatgatggtgttggagtcgtgctcagccacacagtcgtgggtgaatagggagtgcAAGATGGGAATAAGACCCCCGAGGGACCCCCATGTTGacgatcagtgtggcagatgtgttttttcttacccttaccacctgggggcggcccgtcaggaagtccaagatccagttgcagaggtaggtgtttagtcccagggtccttagcttagttatgagctttgagggcactatggtgttgaacgctgagctgtagtcaatcaccagcattctcacgtaggtgttccttttgtccaggtaggaaagggcagtgtggagtgcaatagagattgcgtcatctgtggggcggtatgcgaattggagtgtgtctagggtttctgggatgatggtgttggtgtgagccatgaccagcctttcaaaacacttcaggGCTACAGAtgtacagtgttactacacaggtataAAAGCAATATTAATGGCAAGTGTTACACACCATTACAAAACAGCAATATCATACTACAGCAGATTTTCAAATCTCAAGTATCACAGGATTGTTTATAGTTCCTTTGCAATGTCTCCATCTGGTGGACGTAAACCACAGTGGGGTTCCCCCCTTTTTGTCCCACCCAGGCTTTGATTCGATTGGACGAATATGATTTCCATAACTTCCTTTTAGCTATCCCATTGGCTACCTGAGCTGTCACTTGCCTTTACGGAACAGAACAATAACATTCAGGGGGAAAATGGCGGAGGATAGCGTCCCAGATTTAACCAGacctcaaatgtatttatttggtgAGCACGTCTGTACTGCCAAGATACATTTTAGTGCACAGTTAGTAATAGCAGACATTTGTACTTTGTTACATAGCTATAACTCTCCCAAACACACCAAATGTCTATATTAAGCTGGCAATGCATATGAGCTTCTCGCGCCAATTCAGCAATACCCTCTTTTGtttgcaagttagctagctagcaagctagcaggctagctagctagcttaatttgTTATCAATGATACTGTTACATTTCTGTTTTCAATGTAGAATGTCAACAGCTATTTGCTTAGAGTTTGCTAACCTGTGTGTTGTGAACATCAGGTTGTGCACTCAAATCGGACAAAAAGGAGTTCAAAGTCGAGGTGGAGGACGATGACGCGGATCATCAGCTGTCACTCAAAGCAGTAAGATTATGATGCCAGTTCTGAGATCGAGTTTCCATTACAGAATATCATaatattgtagctagctagctacttggcCAACATTTCATCATGGCgttttaaaacaataaaaatgtattaggtCGTGACAACTGATGCATTTCACTATGCTACAACTACCGTGAGGTAATTTAATTTTAATAATTCAGCTAGCTGTATGTTCTTAAATATTCTAAATCAAGTCCATTTATTTTTACACTTTCTGCAGTATATTTATCTTTGCACCTGTGCAGACTGTGCAGAATttcttttgacaaatacaatgaacacttttagtttatttaatggaatatctagtCTCTATTTCACCTGTTTCCCTTTTGTTTCATCACTTTTGGAAAATAACAGAAATCCCTTTGTACCAGTACACCACAATACCAAGTTCACCTTTGTCAACATAATGAGTAGAGATTTCTACTAGTCACAGTTCTTTGATGTGTATTTAAAGGAATAACATATTCATCAACAGacaatgtttttctttattttctttgttttctgcTCGTTTCCCTACCTTTGCAAATGAGCCCGTTCCTCTCCTCTAAATAGATATCCTCATTGTAACATTCTTTCAGTCACTCTCCCTATTTGCCATCAAGCAAAGATGATGATTGACAGACAAATGAGGGAGACTGGAGGGTGTTGGCGTGTTCCAACATGGAAAAACAATACAATATCATATCTGTGAAACAGCTGTTGGTGTTGCAGGTGTGCCTGGGTGCGGAGGCCGAGGATAAGTTTCACACGGTGGAGATCGAGGGCGTCACATACGACGGAAAGACCACCAAAATTCCACTGGCTGTGCTGAAGCCGTCCGTGCTGCCCTCTGTAAGTGTTTTAGAATGATGAATCGCCCTAGTTCGTGCTCTTACTCACCTTAAGCTTTAGGAATGCTCTTTTAACCCTGTCCCTTATTCCACTTTTGTAATAGCGGAAAAACTCCACTCCATTACCATGCAATTACTCAAATAACGTGTTGTTACTGTAgtaattacagtgttactacacaggtctACACAGATGCTACAGGTATTTTTGGCCATGACCCAAGTCACAACACTGGGCTGGATTCAATGAACCACACAACCTATTACTATCTTTCCTCACGCTACATTTGTGGCTATAGAGACAGCGACCTACGCttgttatttagtaaatactttcttaactctatttcttgaactggattgttggttaagggcttaagcatttcacggtaaggtcttcggcgcatgtgacaaataaaatttgatttgataattttttatttattttttatttattttttttacctttattttactaggcaagtcagttaagaacaaattcttattttcaatgacggcctaggaacagtgggttaactgcctgttcaggggcagaacgacagatttgtaccttgtcagctcggggattcgatctcgcaacctttcggttactagtccaacgctctaaccactaggctacgctggcATGACAAGGCCATGCCAGTGATGGGCTAATTCTCCATGATGTTAGCCTGGTTTCTCCTTAAGCAaagatgggcaactttgatgggggtaggggccacaaaaaaaatctgaactcatgtGGGGCCGCAGTGGCTTGGGGGTCTAtgtacccacatctatacccagacatgcagtcagagccagcctTAGCCTTTTGGGGACCTAagtgcattttttggggggagcctaccaaaacaatttataataataaaatattgccgttttaaagcaagttttctgtaattctacacattttaacaTAGGGCGGAGAGAAGATATAGATATTTTATAACTAACTTAAtacaagagaaaaatgtgcagttttacagctaatttcctgcaattctacacattttgccatagggtggagagaaatctTTGCAGTTTTtaaaatgatatctgagtgagagtgactaacaaaatcaatggggggcccccagctagactaacttaccaataaaTAAAACGTGCTATGTGACTGACACAAGTTAAAAagtgatgcacaaccacatttcaaaattgcaGCTTGTGTATTCTAATATTCTAACTCagcagtaagttgagaccctgactgaatTCCccctaaacattttgtttttttgggggggattgatCCACGATCCTAAAAAAAGGCCGCTAGTCGCCCATCCCTGTCCTAAAGTAATCCAGTTTCTGCATATTAAATGGAAAAAATCTGACTGCCGCCCTGATCCAGAGGTCCAGAGAACACTGTCGCCGTTTCTGACTTCTATTGTTGTAACATGCTTGGCTTGTTGGCTGCTGCTtggcttgtgtgtgttttggttctgGTTCAGGCTTGAAAACACTAGCTGTGAGTGGATAATTGTGTTACTTTATGGACGTTATCACTACCTGAACACTTCAACAGTAGTTACTCTAATACCTACACCTGTGTTTTGTTTGGTTACCATCACCACCAGAACAATGGCCTGGCACTTAGGAATTCACATTCACAACTGGCTGCACCCACAACTTTTATATTTAACAAGCAGATACAAGTGAATAGATGTTTTGATTTTAATATGGTAATACATTAATAGATCATTTGATAAGACCCTTTTTCTAGCAGATCCATGGGATTCCTTCCCCATGGGGAAAAAGCTAGTTGAATTTACATTCTCTAATGTCATTTGTGACGTTGTACTTCTACGTTTGATAGTTTCAACTGCTCATAAATGtgaaacaattaaaaatattgaTACTTTTATTCCTAATTTTAATGCTCTCCCCTGTTTTGCAGGTGAGTTTAGGAGGGTTTGAGATCACCCCTCCAGTAACCTTCCGTCTCCAGTCTGGCTGTGGACCAGTGTACATCAGTGGACAGCATTTTGTCAGTGAGTGACTCTTTATTTGCAGTCTGCTGGTTTAGTTGTTCGTATACTCTCTTCGGGCTTGATATAAGGTGACATTTTGACAGTACAAGACATCAGCGCTGAATGCGTAACCTAATCTCAACTTGTAGGTGTGAAGGACtctgatgaggaagaggaggaaaacaaCACATCACCTGTGAAGAGGCTGTCAAGCTTGACCTCAGGGAAGYGTCCTGCTCCGGTATGTTCCTCCTGCTGTGTTAACTCATGCAACAGGCACATAATGGGagaaatatattgtattgtattcaaCTGCATACATACCATATTCCTCATCAGGCCTTGTTAACAACAGTTTTACATACATTGTGTTTATTTCCCTTTGCAGAAGAAACTGAAAATGGagtcagatgatgatgatgatgacagcgATGAAGATGACGACGAGTATGAATGTTCTCGTTTGTATTTCCGGTTGTTTGGTGTGTCTTGCATCATGTGCCTTTGATGGGCCCCCATTAGATAGCCTGACAAATAGATTTTCTTGTTCTATTCATTGTAGTGATGATGACGACGATAGTGATGAAGATGAGAGTGAGGTGAAGGTACAGAAAGTTCCAGCCAAACCAACCATAAAGAAAGTAAGCCCTGTTATTCTCTGTTCTCAAACGTAGCGACCACAAGACCTTGACTAATGACACTGGGTATAGATGATGTACCTTATATGTCCACTAGGTGTCATGTTAGACAAAGACTTGTCCATGTAGACTAGCGCCAATAGGAGATCCAACAAGTAGTATTATGTCATCTTGGATAGCTAGGATTGTGACACATTTCACCAGACCTTGGAATAGCCACAGGATAAGATGTTTCACAACATAATGTAAAATGTTGTAGGCATATTTTATTGTCTTACATCAAGTCTCATTTGTGGTATTGCATATCAGTGTCAAAGACCATTTTGTCAAATTCTTGTTATTATTGCAAGTCTGGTAAACTAGACATGTTTTTAGTGCTCTGATTTGCACTCGCTGACCGGCGGCCATTTTGCTGGAGACGAAGCGGGGGAAACTTTTTCATCTTGTTCCCTCTAGTACCCATCTGGTTTTTCGAGACTAAAACACAGGGTCTGCGGGTATAATGATCGGATTTCTCCTCTGTAATCTACCTGAACACTCACTGTTTCACCAGCACCGTGCAGAGCGAGACGCAGTAAAGACAACTTGAGAAACACAGCCCACACGTCTAGGCTTGGGAATTCCCATTTCCTTAACCTCCCGCCCCTGCCCCCTCTCCTCGATAACTTACCTAGGCCTACAtgtcctgtccctctgtcctcctgCTGTCTATMTTTCGCTTTCATTCCTCACTTTATTCTCACACACCGCCCCCCTTCTCTTGTCCAACAGTTTCTCATTGCACCTGGCCTTTGTcttagaacagtgtgtgtgtgtgtgtttgtgtggctgtgtatcgttgtgtgtgtttgtgatttgaACTGTGCCAGGCCGAGAGAGATGAAAGCGAGGCAGATGCACATACCTGATGTRAGCACTGATTGTAGCCCCAGGGCCAGATGACAGCTGAGCCTTTCTGTCACCTGTTGATTTATTCTGCTATCCCCCTCTACAGACACACATCTTTATTCTACTTCCTCTTCTTTTCTTTGCTCTCTTAACTCTTTGTCATGCTCATACTGTATTATAGTGATGAGCAGTGACAGCATGGGTATTAATACGCTTCCTGGGTTGAAACACTGAGAGGATGGCGAGCATACTAATTACTGTTCCCCCAATACACTATTTTACTAATTTCCCATTTCCCTCCTTTTGAAGATCTGACTGAAGTAGTTTatatagacaggcaggcagtctaTTTTGACAACAGCAACACTTTTTTTGCTGTCAACATGTCGTCATCCCAAATTAAAAGATTAGTGGAAATTGGATTTTCTATTTTGTATGGTGCTTCCTGCATGTCTCCTAACTAGTTCCGTTGTCTCTCAGAGCCCGGAGCCTTTGGGGAAGAAGCCGAAAAGTGTGACATGGGCGCAGAATGGCTCACCAGGGAAACAAGGGGGACCATCAGCTAAACCTCAAACCAAGGTAGGTCAACTCTTACACCTGTTTAGACCTCTTTAGACCAACATGAAACCAGAGTAATTACTCACATCCAAATGAAGCACTGGTGTCTGCTCCCAAAAGTGGTCTTTTCATTTGGCAGGTAAATCGTTGAGTTTTCAATCTATGGGTAGGCTGGACACCTGACATTTTTAACAATGCTTTTTTTCTgataaaaactagttcattgcatccgccgtggagcccagtttcataatattaccatatgtcccagctgcttgccgtagttttgaagtaatcacggaataacaggccttattttaggaCATTTTTYaccctgccagctcctattagttctcttGACCACMAACTCGCTTTCCGAACGTTCTATTTCCAGCTTATTGTTCTACGTCACAATGTCTGCTTTgatattgttggcaatgagacctgcccACGTTGCtggtagttaaaatgtaaacaacaacaaaaaattaggTCGTCCCATTGTTTTCTATGGGGGAAATATAGGTATGTCTgcctatttcgccaaatatctcgcaatgtgtatattttccttttttaaaataaattggacaccattttaatcacgagaatctcctctttctaattataTAAGGCTGGGCAGTGTATTCCGTTGTCATCAAACGCTAGCCACRAAATACCTTTTGCCCTTGGAACGCTGAGCTccccccattgttttcctatggagaggcatgctggtatatttcgccaaatatctcgcaatgtgtatatttagattttttcaagtcggacaccattttaatcatgagaatctcctctttaATTATGTAAGGTTGGGCAGTGTATTCCATTGTCATCAAATGCTACaccagaaatagtcagaagttAAAAATGTTTTCCTACTTCATCGttatgcagacataagcacacttgGCACCTTCGAGGtacggatgtttactttctacacaggttgttatttttcagtttcgtcctaagaacagattgtagtggtaaaataaaaggGGATACATTKTTTGATGCCATTTAGGCTAAATAGAATTCTAAgaatcactccagtcaaaacaggctctgccaaCGTTCGATTCCATTCATTTGCTATGGGCGCACACTCGTGTTCCAGCTTAGCCAACGCTCTTTTGCCATTTTTCAGTCTTGagtgaattttgactcgttctattgtccagcctactaTGGGATAAGATCATGTGATTCCAAAATAGGTCTGGAGCTGAGGAGGTAAGGAGAGATTCCAAAGAGTTGTTTGTGGTTAGGCAGTTCCAAAGCAGACAGTTTAAAGGGGCAGTCCAAAAGCAGACAGTTTAAAGGTGCATTTGTGGTCTAGGCTTCAAAATAAACTCATGGAAAACACATGTTCTCTGCCAGCTAGTTTAGAGAGAAGAATCTTAATAACAGTGTTATGCTGTTGAACATGAAAAATGGAAGATATCTTTCAGCATATAGGAGTTGTGATGCGCATAGAGCATACACATCAGCTGTTTGTTCCACGAAATTGCTGTTCATGGGGGACAGTATAGAAAATCCTGCCTGCCCTAGCCACATTTATGTTAAGTTTGTCACAAGAGACTACATTTACTGTAAATAAATCTTATTAATACCTATGTATTTCTGTAGTAGTTACACAGTCACATTTGAATGTTCACAATAAGACACATGCTTATTATGTAAGAGGTGTCTGCTCATAAGACAACTGTTCCAGAAGTACTTGCCAAACCTTCAGCAAGCTGCATTTAATTAAAGCACTGCAAAAGAATGTGATAAATCCAAGTAGCAATTAGCTCAAGACTGGTGCTTAATTACTCAGGTGGAATTTCTTGGACAGCGGCCTTACAAACCCGAGGATTGAACTCTCTCTGTGTTAAACAAACACATCTGACCCCTGAACACGTTTCCCAGGATGGGGTTTAAGACCACGACCTCTCGGCCTGACCTACCGTTTTGAGTTGCAGACCACCTTTGAAGCCAaaacatccctccctcccacctttgCAACCTTCTCATTTTCCACCCCTCCTTAAGAATGCCCTAATCAGCCCCTCCACCCACCCACGTAGCCCCCCAAAGGAGTCTAGCTTAACTTGAAACAGTAGCAGTGACCTTTTGTCGCAGTCATTTCTCTCTTGTGTTGACATMAAATAGACTAGCCTCGAACAGCAACAGGTTGTTTTTGCCTTAATCAAATTACAAATGTACTTAAATTAATGTATGAGAACCTCTCATTTAGATTTTAAAATCTTCATAGCAGTGTCTCAAAAATTCAATCTCATTTTCTCTYTAACAATATGTCAGGAAAGACGCCTTCAACACYTCCTGTCATGACAAGAAATGATCAAAATCCTCACAGCAYGTTGTTTCGGACTGAAAACTGTACCCTTTGTACGTGATGTCAGACACTAATGCACAATGAGGTGAGACTTGCTATGCTAATCACCCGGGGTGGTGCATAGCCCTCGGGGCAGCGTGCGGTGTGGTAGAGCGAACGCTTGCTAATCTAGCTAATTCTGTAATGGCCGCTGTTCACCACGTCACAAC
Coding sequences within it:
- the npm1b gene encoding nucleophosmin 1b isoform X1 gives rise to the protein MAEDSVPDLTRPQMYLFGCALKSDKKEFKVEVEDDDADHQLSLKAVCLGAEAEDKFHTVEIEGVTYDGKTTKIPLAVLKPSVLPSVSLGGFEITPPVTFRLQSGCGPVYISGQHFVSVKDSDEEEEENNTSPVKRLSSLTSGKXPAPKKLKMESDDDDDDSDEDDDDDDDDDSDEDESEVKVQKVPAKPTIKKSPEPLGKKPKSVTWAQNGSPGKQGGPSAKPQTKTPVGGKEKRQKEKSGAGPSNVLTVPEIKSKLVSAAKEGKPFPKTEQKFENYAKSAFRMSDRKVVRDLWNFVQTLKTEKK
- the npm1b gene encoding nucleophosmin 1b isoform X2, which encodes MAEDSVPDLTRPQMYLFGCALKSDKKEFKVEVEDDDADHQLSLKAVCLGAEAEDKFHTVEIEGVTYDGKTTKIPLAVLKPSVLPSVSLGGFEITPPVTFRLQSGCGPVYISGQHFVSVKDSDEEEEENNTSPVKRLSSLTSGKXPAPKKLKMESDDDDDDSDEDDDDDDDDDSDEDESEVKVQKVPAKPTIKKSPEPLGKKPKSVTWAQNGSPGKQGGPSAKPQTKTPVGGKEKRQKEKSGAGPSNVLTVPEIKSKLVSAAKEPLQTGWTTHVDHIP